The Brasilonema sennae CENA114 genome includes a region encoding these proteins:
- a CDS encoding FAD-binding protein, giving the protein MNSIISDIKCIVEGEVTNTPEILGDVSQDFGRIIQKQPQLVVRPQNSADVVQVVKYALEQGLTISPRAGGNSLGGQCLNQDGIVLDMRNFNQIHEIQKEMLWFQADTGVTWREVIVSSLPHGLIPPSLTNYIDATLGGTHSAGGLGNSSFRYGTQADNCLGLEVVTGTGELVWCTPEENSELFYHVLCGYGQFGIITQVRHRLRRYRPSTRTYFLLYDNLDAFLNDKQVLTQQGRIDYLLSVPNSCLELFSKAVRKPLMQWFYLLQVTVEADSTNSINDEEVLSGLNFYRHIHTQDLNFDEFVIPALKVGAPSNTVHPWIDLLIPGSKAKTYIQTVLERLPSILDCGNTLIGSFCLFQHTTNMPMFRVPDEDFIVGLGIYPIIPKSQLQPVLAELESLTELGLKMGAKRYLTGWVKFDLQQWRVQFGDYWSTVNEIKRKYDPQGILNPGFFQYERVAHPHEIYKQQTHLTEDAIAKSRSVA; this is encoded by the coding sequence ATGAATAGCATTATTTCAGATATCAAATGTATAGTCGAAGGTGAAGTTACCAACACGCCAGAAATCTTAGGTGACGTTTCTCAAGATTTTGGTCGCATCATTCAAAAACAGCCTCAGCTTGTTGTCCGCCCTCAAAATTCCGCTGATGTTGTTCAGGTTGTTAAGTATGCTCTAGAACAAGGGTTAACGATTTCTCCAAGAGCTGGGGGCAACTCATTGGGTGGTCAATGTTTGAACCAAGACGGAATTGTTTTGGACATGAGGAACTTCAATCAAATTCATGAAATTCAGAAGGAAATGCTGTGGTTCCAAGCTGATACAGGTGTAACCTGGAGGGAGGTAATTGTTAGCTCATTACCTCATGGTTTAATCCCTCCATCTCTTACCAACTACATTGACGCGACACTAGGAGGAACTCATTCAGCTGGCGGTTTAGGTAATTCATCCTTTCGTTACGGAACTCAAGCTGACAATTGTCTGGGTTTAGAAGTTGTTACAGGAACAGGTGAACTTGTCTGGTGTACACCAGAAGAGAATAGCGAACTCTTTTATCATGTCCTTTGTGGTTATGGTCAGTTCGGAATTATCACTCAGGTGCGTCATCGTCTCAGACGTTACCGTCCTTCCACACGCACTTATTTTCTTCTCTACGATAACTTAGATGCTTTCTTGAATGATAAGCAGGTTCTCACACAACAAGGACGTATTGATTATCTTTTATCTGTTCCCAACTCCTGCTTGGAATTATTCTCTAAAGCCGTGCGGAAACCTCTTATGCAATGGTTCTACCTGTTGCAGGTAACGGTAGAGGCGGATTCTACAAACAGCATCAATGACGAAGAAGTTCTTTCTGGATTGAATTTTTATCGTCATATCCATACACAAGACCTTAATTTCGATGAGTTTGTCATCCCCGCACTAAAAGTAGGTGCTCCTTCAAATACTGTCCACCCCTGGATAGATTTACTCATTCCAGGCTCTAAAGCAAAAACTTACATTCAGACGGTTCTAGAGCGCTTGCCTTCTATTTTGGACTGTGGAAATACGCTTATAGGCTCCTTTTGTCTGTTCCAGCATACGACCAATATGCCCATGTTCCGGGTTCCTGATGAAGACTTCATCGTCGGCCTGGGAATTTATCCAATCATTCCAAAGTCCCAGCTTCAACCTGTCTTGGCAGAGTTAGAGTCGCTTACTGAGTTAGGTTTAAAAATGGGTGCAAAACGATACTTGACTGGTTGGGTGAAATTTGATCTCCAACAATGGCGGGTCCAGTTTGGCGATTACTGGTCTACTGTCAATGAAATTAAAAGGAAATACGACCCTCAAGGGATACTCAACCCTGGCTTTTTCCAGTACGAACGGGTTGCACATCCACATGAAATATATAAACAGCAAACCCATCTCACCGAAGACGCGATCGCTAAATCTCGGAGCGTAGCATAA
- a CDS encoding L-2-amino-thiazoline-4-carboxylic acid hydrolase, with amino-acid sequence MNVLSALQIIKLQCFFRKTLGKSTDRAVSSAISYLDFSGHFNSLQYRGLNMDNIVGIGDIQMADVMKMDSSKALSMFRNRFAAFKKLADEIGEDAAYQKMMEAYPKQQKAFMGAFIDNTTLAKGFTDAIPIFRLMGFTMEVVDISQNGKDAVLEIQRVCPVLSLAKEYGLESPCRVICEMEQDATVKAFPGTKAAIISRQSQGDCVCLFKYERPAKMATLERQKTQSLISRTFDLIRLAPKIILIGINLLKSRLSKP; translated from the coding sequence ATGAATGTACTCTCCGCCTTGCAAATAATCAAATTACAATGTTTTTTTAGAAAAACGTTGGGAAAATCAACAGACAGAGCCGTCTCAAGTGCTATAAGCTATCTCGACTTTTCAGGTCATTTTAATTCATTGCAATACAGAGGATTAAACATGGACAATATCGTAGGTATTGGAGACATTCAAATGGCTGACGTGATGAAAATGGATTCATCGAAAGCCTTAAGTATGTTTAGAAATCGATTTGCAGCCTTCAAAAAGCTGGCTGATGAAATTGGAGAGGATGCAGCTTATCAAAAGATGATGGAAGCCTATCCCAAACAGCAGAAGGCGTTTATGGGGGCTTTTATTGATAACACCACCTTAGCTAAAGGCTTCACCGACGCAATTCCTATCTTTCGGTTGATGGGCTTCACGATGGAAGTAGTAGATATTTCCCAAAATGGGAAAGATGCTGTATTGGAAATTCAACGGGTTTGTCCAGTTCTCTCCCTAGCCAAAGAGTATGGTCTTGAGAGCCCTTGCCGTGTAATCTGCGAGATGGAGCAAGATGCCACAGTAAAAGCATTTCCCGGCACTAAAGCTGCAATTATTAGCAGACAATCCCAAGGCGACTGTGTCTGTCTGTTTAAGTATGAAAGACCAGCTAAGATGGCTACGCTTGAAAGGCAAAAAACGCAAAGCCTAATTTCTCGCACGTTCGATCTGATTCGACTGGCTCCAAAAATTATCCTGATTGGTATTAACTTACTTAAAAGCCGCCTTTCCAAACCCTAG
- a CDS encoding coproporphyrinogen III oxidase, producing MARSLSNRPRLMGIRFGLASGIVNTQSVLNCMPEEAFWNYKDQPAADSQEALLLDVLRNFWE from the coding sequence ATGGCAAGAAGTTTATCGAACAGACCTAGACTCATGGGCATTCGCTTCGGATTGGCAAGCGGCATCGTGAACACGCAAAGTGTGCTCAATTGTATGCCTGAAGAAGCTTTTTGGAACTATAAAGACCAACCCGCCGCTGATAGCCAAGAGGCATTGCTTCTAGACGTGCTGAGAAATTTTTGGGAGTAA
- a CDS encoding sigma-70 family RNA polymerase sigma factor, whose translation MAVKEEVRMFTKIITSIPKLPSRQNSIEKFSMYMTVENNKGYSTIKWKTEPQMHCNIELYKSRHYKFASLVNQDDNGRGLVQFWIDMAFNDRPQKEDWEPEKRVQKAWEYLTAYCEESCYRAAVTVWKDDTSKSWEEYIFLSRCFIYETTKFRQILAKYNSNDSSLDTYVTGVLIKNIKDSVAKFSKWRLLHKKSDKELKEALARSGRYEPEISRFLIARKYFKQIYQMNKIQNPAKITGQKWQEPDSVDFAESANYYNAQILLPCASHEVAVGGNITGEQLKTSMEICIAALQNYPKSITPRFSLEALKETGRQVESNQSLEIFEQDFLTSEEVEDSRENQGIIEKRTEPALQEQLLYLKIEQKEIILLYYGFGLNQKQIANRFKVTQGAIAHRLKTIEIKLLKTLYGLSKPPEWVSQYVAVWLNRNYQAPIYSDLIHVALVEAIKKLEPQEQELLRLTYGQKLNEQEIATQLGIALPEIMNILRKTKAKLEAALINSIDTMINKYLQVWLTKRTKSVFQSACEKLGMIRDKITEIPTINTVLEEVLKNWDS comes from the coding sequence TTGGCTGTTAAAGAAGAGGTCAGAATGTTTACCAAAATTATTACCAGCATACCCAAACTGCCCAGCCGTCAAAATTCGATTGAGAAATTTTCTATGTATATGACTGTGGAGAATAATAAGGGTTACTCAACAATTAAATGGAAAACAGAACCTCAAATGCATTGCAATATTGAGTTATACAAAAGCAGACACTATAAGTTTGCATCGTTAGTTAACCAGGATGATAACGGCAGGGGGTTAGTGCAGTTCTGGATAGATATGGCTTTCAATGACAGACCACAAAAGGAAGATTGGGAGCCAGAAAAACGAGTACAAAAAGCTTGGGAATACCTGACAGCTTACTGTGAGGAAAGTTGCTACAGGGCTGCTGTAACGGTATGGAAAGATGACACATCTAAATCTTGGGAAGAATATATATTTCTTTCTAGATGTTTTATTTATGAAACGACCAAGTTTAGACAAATATTAGCTAAATATAACTCAAACGATTCTTCTCTCGATACTTATGTGACAGGCGTCTTGATAAAAAATATTAAAGATTCAGTTGCTAAGTTCTCTAAGTGGCGGCTGTTGCATAAAAAGAGCGATAAAGAACTGAAAGAAGCACTTGCTAGATCTGGAAGGTATGAACCGGAAATTTCTAGGTTTCTCATAGCTCGGAAATATTTTAAACAAATTTATCAGATGAACAAAATTCAAAATCCTGCTAAAATAACAGGACAGAAGTGGCAAGAACCCGATAGTGTAGATTTTGCAGAATCAGCTAATTACTACAATGCACAGATATTACTCCCTTGTGCATCTCATGAAGTGGCTGTAGGTGGAAATATTACAGGCGAACAACTTAAAACAAGTATGGAAATTTGCATTGCTGCATTACAAAATTACCCCAAATCAATCACACCACGCTTTTCTTTGGAAGCACTCAAAGAAACTGGTCGTCAAGTTGAATCTAATCAATCTCTAGAAATTTTCGAACAAGATTTCCTGACTTCAGAAGAAGTCGAAGATTCACGAGAAAATCAAGGAATAATAGAAAAGCGAACTGAGCCAGCTTTACAAGAGCAGTTGCTTTATTTGAAAATAGAACAAAAGGAAATCATACTCCTTTACTATGGTTTTGGGCTAAATCAAAAACAGATAGCAAATAGATTTAAAGTCACTCAGGGAGCAATTGCTCATCGCCTGAAGACGATTGAAATCAAATTACTGAAAACTTTATATGGATTAAGTAAACCTCCTGAGTGGGTTTCTCAATATGTTGCAGTATGGTTAAATCGTAATTACCAAGCCCCTATCTATTCAGATTTGATTCATGTTGCTTTGGTTGAGGCGATAAAGAAACTTGAACCACAAGAGCAAGAGCTATTGCGACTTACCTATGGACAAAAACTGAATGAACAAGAAATTGCTACGCAGCTTGGCATAGCCCTACCAGAAATTATGAACATACTGCGGAAAACAAAAGCTAAATTAGAGGCGGCTTTAATCAATAGTATTGATACCATGATTAATAAATATTTGCAAGTTTGGTTGACAAAGAGAACTAAAAGCGTTTTTCAATCAGCTTGTGAAAAATTGGGTATGATACGAGATAAAATAACAGAGATCCCAACAATTAATACGGTATTAGAAGAAGTATTAAAAAATTGGGATTCGTGA
- a CDS encoding DUF1822 family protein encodes MFSFNELKIASSNQLWLNISSTDKKKAWEQAQSHSNTLARYNAYLNHLSLYIFFNWLTEWLAEESVAKPSIFPSEDSLPSIWEVVNAAAITLGEKRIVLIPSETIDLEELCVPQEWVDIPSFAGDYYLAVQVNLEANEDECFLGVLGFTTHRLLKNFGRYNANERTYVLAAKNLTENLSVMLMTLGLPVQEEIPELFTVSEAEAHKLLQLLGNSSIYFPRLRVDVPFEQWAALLDNDEWRTQLYHRRIGGLAIAKNTASVNNLSNWFQNIFETGWQSLNTILNTESENLAFAFRQRELTVGGVSVEGVKLIDLGIQLGNHSVALLVGLTQEDEQKVGIRVQLHPSHGQTYLPPNIKLALLSSSGATLQEFQSRTQDNLIQLKRFTCPKGKTFKIQVAIDNFNITEDFVV; translated from the coding sequence ATGTTTTCTTTTAATGAGTTAAAAATAGCTTCTAGTAATCAATTATGGTTAAATATTTCATCGACAGACAAAAAGAAAGCTTGGGAGCAAGCTCAGAGCCATTCTAATACGCTTGCACGCTACAACGCTTATCTTAATCATCTTTCATTGTATATTTTCTTTAACTGGCTTACAGAGTGGTTGGCAGAAGAGTCTGTAGCTAAACCCTCAATTTTCCCAAGTGAGGATAGCTTACCCAGTATTTGGGAAGTGGTAAATGCTGCAGCAATTACACTGGGTGAGAAGCGAATAGTGCTAATTCCCAGTGAAACAATAGATTTAGAAGAGTTGTGCGTACCCCAAGAGTGGGTAGACATTCCTTCTTTTGCAGGTGATTATTACTTAGCGGTGCAAGTTAATCTAGAGGCAAATGAGGATGAGTGTTTTTTGGGAGTCCTCGGTTTTACCACTCATCGCTTACTTAAGAATTTTGGCAGATATAACGCGAATGAGCGCACCTACGTGTTAGCCGCAAAAAATTTAACAGAAAATCTCTCCGTGATGCTGATGACATTGGGACTACCTGTACAAGAGGAAATCCCAGAATTGTTTACTGTATCTGAAGCTGAGGCACACAAATTGTTGCAACTGTTAGGTAATTCATCTATTTATTTTCCCCGTTTACGAGTTGATGTACCGTTTGAGCAATGGGCAGCACTGCTGGATAATGACGAATGGCGTACTCAGTTGTATCATCGGCGAATAGGTGGCTTGGCTATTGCTAAAAACACGGCATCAGTTAACAATTTGAGCAATTGGTTTCAAAATATTTTTGAAACCGGTTGGCAGTCTCTTAATACAATCCTAAATACAGAATCAGAAAATTTAGCTTTTGCTTTTAGACAACGTGAACTTACTGTTGGAGGTGTGTCTGTTGAGGGAGTCAAGTTGATTGATTTGGGAATACAATTAGGCAATCATTCTGTTGCACTGTTGGTTGGTTTGACACAAGAGGATGAGCAAAAAGTGGGTATCCGCGTTCAGTTACATCCATCTCATGGACAGACTTACCTGCCACCTAATATCAAACTTGCTTTACTTTCTTCCTCTGGAGCAACTCTCCAGGAATTTCAATCACGAACTCAAGATAACTTAATTCAACTGAAACGATTTACATGCCCGAAAGGAAAAACATTCAAAATCCAAGTAGCTATCGATAATTTTAACATTACGGAAGATTTTGTGGTTTAA